The following are encoded together in the Limanda limanda chromosome 12, fLimLim1.1, whole genome shotgun sequence genome:
- the LOC133015160 gene encoding histone H4: MSGRGKGGKGLGKGGAKRHRKVLRDNIQGITKPAIRRLARRGGVKRISGLIYEETRGVLKVFLENVIRDAVTYTEHAKRKTVTAMDVVYALKRQGRTLYGFGG, translated from the coding sequence ATGTCTGGACGCGGAAAGGGAGGAAAGGGACTCGGTAAAGGAGGCGCAAAGCGTCACCGCAAAGTTCTCCGTGATAACATCCAGGGAATCACCAAGCCCGCCATCCGCCGCCTGGCTCGCCGTGGCGGAGTGAAGCGTATCTCCGGTCTGATCTACGAGGAGACCCGCGGCGTGTTGAAGGTTTTCCTGGAGAACGTGATCCGCGATGCTGTCACCTACACCGAGCACGCCAAGAGGAAGACCGTGACCGCCATGGACGTGGTGTATGCTCTGAAGAGACAGGGCCGCACTCTGTACGGTTTCGGCGGATAA
- the LOC133015158 gene encoding histone H3-like, with amino-acid sequence RAKPIRYRTTGGKAPRKQLATKAARKSAPATGGVKKPHRYRPGTVALREIRRYQKSTELLIRKLPFQRLVREIAQDFKTDLRFQSSAVMALQEASEAYLVGLFEDTNLCAIHAKRVTIMPKDIQLARRIRGERA; translated from the coding sequence AGAGCGAAGCCTATACGATATAGaaccaccggaggcaaagcccccaggaagcagctggccaCTAAGGCTGCACGTAAGAGCGCCCCGGccaccggcggcgtgaagaagcctcaccgttacaggcccggtaccgtggctctgagagagatccgtcgctaccagaaatccacggagctgctgatccgcaagctgcccttccagcgcctggtgagagaaatcgCTCAGGATttcaagaccgacctgcgcttccagagctccgctgtcatggctctgcaggaggccagcgaggcttACCTGGTCGGCCTGTTCGAGGACACCAACCTGTGCGCCATCCACGCCAAGAGGGTTACCATCATGCCcaaggacatccagctggcccgccgcatccgCGGAGAGAGAgcataa
- the LOC133015148 gene encoding histone H4-like isoform X3, protein MSSMSGRRKGGKGLGKGGAKRYCKVLRDNIQGITKPAIRRLARRGGVKRISGLIYEETRGVLKVFLENVIRDAVTYTEHAKRKTVTAMDVVYALKRQGRTLYGFGG, encoded by the exons ATGAGCTCC ATGTCTGGACGACGAAAGGGAGGAAAGGGACTCGGTAAAGGAGGCGCAAAGCGTTACTGCAAAGTTCTCCGTGATAACATCCAGGGAATTACCAAGCCCGCCATCCGCCGCCTGGCTCGCCGTGGCGGAGTGAAGCGTATCTCCGGTCTGATCTACGAGGAGACCCGCGGCGTGTTGAAGGTTTTCCTGGAGAACGTGATCCGCGATGCTGTCACCTACACCGAGCACGCCAAGAGGAAGACCGTGACCGCCATGGACGTGGTGTATGCTCTGAAGAGACAGGGCCGCACTCTGTACGGCTTCGGCGGATAA
- the LOC133015148 gene encoding histone H4-like isoform X4: MSGRRKGGKGLGKGGAKRYCKVLRDNIQGITKPAIRRLARRGGVKRISGLIYEETRGVLKVFLENVIRDAVTYTEHAKRKTVTAMDVVYALKRQGRTLYGFGG; encoded by the coding sequence ATGTCTGGACGACGAAAGGGAGGAAAGGGACTCGGTAAAGGAGGCGCAAAGCGTTACTGCAAAGTTCTCCGTGATAACATCCAGGGAATTACCAAGCCCGCCATCCGCCGCCTGGCTCGCCGTGGCGGAGTGAAGCGTATCTCCGGTCTGATCTACGAGGAGACCCGCGGCGTGTTGAAGGTTTTCCTGGAGAACGTGATCCGCGATGCTGTCACCTACACCGAGCACGCCAAGAGGAAGACCGTGACCGCCATGGACGTGGTGTATGCTCTGAAGAGACAGGGCCGCACTCTGTACGGCTTCGGCGGATAA
- the LOC133015577 gene encoding histone H2B — MPEPAKPAPKKGSKKAVAKAPGKGGKKRRKSRKESYAIYVYKVLKQVHPDTGISSKAMGIMNSFVSDIFERIAGEASRLAHYNKRSTITSREIQTAVRLLLPGELAKHAVSEGTKAVTKYTSSK, encoded by the coding sequence ATGCCTGAACCAGCGAAGCCTGCGCCCAAGAAGGGCTCCAAGAAAGCGGTGGCCAAGGCCCCCGGTAAGggtggaaagaagaggagaaagtccAGGAAGGAGAGCTACGCCATCTACGTGTACAAAGTGCTGAAGCAGGTGCACCCCGACACCGGGATCTCCTCCAAGGCCATGGGCATCATGAACTCCTTCGTGAGCGACATCTTCGAGCGCATCGCCGGTGAGGCCTCTCGTCTGGCTCATTACAACAAGCGCTCCACCATCACCTCCAGGGAGATTCAGACCGCCGTCCGCCTGCTGCTGCCCGGGGAGCTGGCTAAACACGCCGTGTCTGAGGGCACCAAGGCCGTGACCAAGTACACCAGCTCCAAGTAA
- the LOC133015640 gene encoding LOW QUALITY PROTEIN: uncharacterized protein LOC133015640 (The sequence of the model RefSeq protein was modified relative to this genomic sequence to represent the inferred CDS: substituted 1 base at 1 genomic stop codon), with translation MNHRKQSTSIVSGRGKTGGKARAKAKTRSSRAGLQFPVGRVHRLLRKGNYAHRVGAGAPVYLAAVLEYLTAEILELAGNAARDNKKSRIIPRHLQLAVRNDEELNKLLGGVTIAQGGVLPNIQAVLLPKKTEKAPKSKXRKQSTSIMSGRGKTGGKARAKAKTRSSRAGLQFPVGRVHRLLRKGNYAHRVGAGAPVYLAAVLEYLTAEILELAGNAARDNKKSRIIPRHLQLAVRNDEELNKLLGGVTIAQGGVLPNIQAVLLPKKTEKAPKSK, from the exons ATGAATCATC GAAAACAATCTACATCCATAGTGTCAGGCAGAGGCAAAACCGGCGGAAAGGCCAGAGCCAAGGCAAAGACCCGCTCTTCCCGCGCTGGTCTCCAGTTCCCCGTCGGTCGTGTTCACCGGCTGCTGCGTAAAGGCAACTACGCACATCGCGTTGGTGCCGGCGCCCCCGTCTACCTGGCGGCAGTGCTGGAGTACCTGACCGCTGAGATCCTGGAGCTGGCTGGAAACGCCGCCCGTGACAACAAGAAGAGCCGTATCATCCCCCGCCACCTGCAGCTGGCCGTCCGCAACGACGAGGAGCTCAACAAACTCCTGGGCGGAGTGACCATCGCTCAGGGCGGCGTGCTGCCCAACATCCAGGCTGTTCTGTTGCCCAAGAAGACCGAGAAGGCCCCCAAGTCCAAGTAAA GAAAACAATCTACATCCATCATGTCAGGCAGAGGCAAAACCGGCGGAAAGGCCAGAGCCAAGGCAAAGACCCGCTCTTCCCGCGCTGGTCTCCAGTTCCCCGTCGGTCGTGTTCACAGGCTGCTGCGTAAAGGCAACTACGCACATCGCGTTGGTGCCGGCGCCCCCGTCTACCTGGCGGCAGTGCTGGAGTACCTGACCGCTGAGATCCTGGAGCTGGCTGGAAACGCCGCCCGCGACAACAAGAAGAGCCGTATCATCCCCCGCCACCTGCAGCTGGCCGTCCGCAACGACGAGGAGCTCAACAAACTCCTGGGCGGAGTGACCATCGCTCAGGGCGGCGTGCTGCCCAACATCCAGGCTGTTCTGTTGCCCAAGAAGACCGAGAAGGCCCCCAAGTCCAAGTAA